The Mycolicibacterium flavescens genome has a segment encoding these proteins:
- the rutA_10 gene encoding flavin-dependent oxidoreductase, F420-dependent methylene-tetrahydromethanopterin reductase, with translation MGKPEIGVYLPQMGFTYGQMLDRTRRCEQLGIDSLWLYDHLYGPGVPDYPSLEAWTLATALLSNTERIRVGHMVLCNQFRHPAVLAKMVTTLDQISAGRLQLGLGSGSIEDEHNRVGLPWGSFRERSERLGETLEILTQAFAEERIDFSGSHFTVTDFPVKPGPVQQRPPIVVGGVGEKYTLPLVARYADVWNVPTYALGELQHKVSVLRAICEDVGRDASSIVLSVEAVMALAPDDASLPDVKRLAEKRFGAPAFGLTEGGLMGTPSAVVDRLHELHELGFGQIVLFTHDRASDQTLDLLAGEVIARL, from the coding sequence ATGGGCAAGCCCGAGATCGGCGTGTACCTGCCTCAGATGGGCTTCACCTACGGGCAGATGCTGGATCGCACCCGGCGCTGCGAGCAACTCGGCATCGACTCGCTGTGGCTCTACGACCATCTCTACGGCCCGGGCGTTCCGGACTATCCGTCGCTGGAGGCGTGGACGCTGGCCACCGCGCTGCTCAGCAACACCGAACGCATCCGCGTCGGACACATGGTGCTGTGCAACCAGTTTCGCCATCCCGCGGTGCTGGCCAAGATGGTCACCACACTCGACCAGATCTCGGCCGGCCGCCTGCAACTCGGGCTCGGCAGCGGGTCGATCGAGGACGAGCACAACCGGGTGGGGCTGCCGTGGGGGTCGTTTCGCGAGCGTTCCGAACGCCTCGGCGAGACGCTGGAGATCCTGACCCAGGCCTTCGCCGAGGAGCGAATCGACTTCAGCGGCAGCCACTTCACCGTCACGGACTTCCCCGTCAAGCCCGGTCCTGTGCAGCAGAGGCCGCCCATCGTGGTCGGCGGTGTCGGCGAGAAGTACACGCTGCCGTTGGTCGCGCGCTACGCCGACGTCTGGAACGTGCCGACGTACGCACTGGGGGAACTGCAGCACAAGGTGTCGGTGCTGCGTGCCATCTGTGAGGACGTCGGCCGGGATGCGTCGAGCATCGTGCTGTCGGTCGAGGCGGTGATGGCACTGGCACCCGACGACGCGTCGCTGCCGGATGTGAAGCGGCTAGCCGAGAAGCGTTTCGGCGCACCGGCATTCGGGCTCACCGAAGGCGGCCTGATGGGGACGCCGTCCGCCGTCGTCGACCGGCTGCACGAACTGCACGAACTCGGTTTCGGCCAGATTGTGCTGTTCACCCACGATCGCGCGTCCGACCAGACGTTGGACCTGCTGGCCGGCGAGGTGATCGCACGGCTCTAA